One genomic region from Neospora caninum Liverpool complete genome, chromosome V encodes:
- a CDS encoding putative oocyst wall protein translates to MAPSHRRSRLVLGFVAGIGLTAVQSWKACAQEVVPIIAGNGDVAAALEECPSGYTLDSGVCKKEIARRPMALCPPRASFEGGECVTEKEVKSVWTCGADELLVGDRCEVEEFIKALASCPRDYTFTGAACMRSQESKAQNYCDEGYKLSSGDLCTRDIKEKAETVCPAGARQQGDKCFILETSPPHVACSRGFELESGMCVRVETVRPEQRCPHGYRLESGICRNVVRLQPNAVCPAGHDFNGKECVMSQLAEPTLKCDDGYQLEGSVCVKRLEKAAKPECPSKYEYKNNVCIKQTSVKPKSECPEGSAEASGPGKACEAVHVADVSLVCPNDFSIYNGQCVRKTTGNMHQECAAGFRTTREGVCVRETHQKAEKRCPQGLDLSPEGVCTAQDSTPAHLVCDQGELTPQGTCVRVFTTETLFTCPRGFKLREPECVRQVQKAAVATCPENAKMRGGTCILLERFPASDNCEDGYVSDGYSSCIKYETKSPKRSCPRAYRLFNTVCVKRAFRL, encoded by the exons ATGGCCCCGTCTCATCGTCGATCCAGACTCGTTCTCGGGTTCGTCGCTGGCATAGGCTTGACAGCGGTCCAGTCGTGGAAAGCCTGCGCGCAAGAAGTCGTCCCCATCATTGCTGGAAATGGAGATGTGGCTGCAGCTTTAGAGGAATGCCCAAGCGGTTACACTCTTGACAGCGGCGTGTGTAAAAAAGAGATAGCAAGGAGGCCTATGGCGCTGTGTCCTCCTCGTGCCTCCTTCGAG GGCGGGGAGTGCgtgacagagaaggaggTGAAGAGTGTGTGGACTTGCGGCGCAGACGAGCTCCTGGTTGGCGACCGCTGTGAGGTCGAGGAGTTCATCAAGGCCCTGGCTAGCTGTCCACGAGACTACACCTTCACTGGGgccgcgtgcatgcgctcccaAGAGTCCAAAGCCCAGAATTACTGCGACGAAGGCTACAAGCTGTCGAGCGGGGACCTCTGCACGCGCGACATCAAGGAGAAAGCCGAGACAGTTTGTCCGGCTGGCGCTCGACAGCAGGGCGACAAGTGTTTCATCCTCGAGACCTCGCCGCCCCACGTTGCCTGCAGCCGTGGATTCGAACTCGAAAGCGGCATGTGCGTTCGAGTCGAGACAGTGCGTCCAGAACAAAGATGCCCTCACGGCTATCGTCTGGAGAGTGGAATCTGCCGAAACGTCGTGCGTCTTCAACCGAATGCGGTTTGCCCGGCAGGCCACGACTTCAACGGCAAGGAGTGCGTGATGTCACAACTGGCGGAGCCGACGCTTAAGTGCGACGACGGGTATCAGCTGGAGGGGTCCGTGTGTGTGAAGCGCCTTGAAAAGGCGGCCAAACCCGAGTGTCCGTCCAAGTATGAATACAAGAACAACGTCTGCATCAAACAGACATCTGTGAAACCCAAGAGCGAGTGCCCAGAGGGCAGTGCTGAGGCCTCGGGCCCGGGAAAGGCGTGCGAAGCTGTCCACGTAGCGGACGTGTCGCTCGTGTGCCCGAACGATTTCTCAATCTACAATGGCCAGTGCGTGAGAAAAACGACGGGCAACATGCACCAGGAGTGCGCCGCAGGCTTCAGGACGACGCGCGAAGGCGTTTGTGTGCGCGAAACGCACCAGAAAGCTGAAAAACGCTGTCCACAGGGCCTCGATTTGTCGCCGGaaggtgtatgtacagcgcAAGACAGCACACCTGCGCATCTCGTTTGCGACCAGGGGGAATTGACTCCCCAGGGGACTTGTGTTCGCGTGTTTACCACGGAAACGCTTTTCACGTGTCCACGCGGTTTCAAATTGCGGGAGCCGGAGTGCGTCAGACAAGTGCAAAAGGCTGCGGTGGCCACGTGTCCGGAGAACGCAAAGATGCGCGGAGGGACTTGCATCCTGCTTGAGAGGTTCCCTGCCTCTGACAACTGCGAAGACGGGTATGTCAGTGACGGGTATTCAAGCTGTATCAAGTACGAGACCAAAAGTCCCAAACGCAGCTGTCCGCGAGCGTATCGCCTGTTCAACACTGTCTGTGTCAAACGCGCATTCCGCCTTTGA